GAAGTCAAGACCACTCCCGTCTCCCTGACCACAACCATCTTCACCCTGGGTCCTCTAGGAAGCCTGGGCCACCGCGCCACCCCGCTGGCCAGGGAAAGAGCTCAGCAGGGCCCTTCAGTGGGTTGGCTCTGGTCCCTGCCAGCCTGTGGGTTTGTGCCTTCTTATCCCAGCCAGGAGCAGGGCCGCCCCTTCCCGGTGCCCTCTCATCAGGCGTGGGGGGTCTGAGCTGGACtgcctgggtttgagtcccagcttTACCATGTAACTGGCTGTGTCACCTTGGGCAAGTAACTTCACCTCTGAGCAtgtgtcttcatctgtaaaatggggagaatgaCATCTCCCTCATAGGGTTATGAAAATCAGTGAATCTTCTGACTACACGGTGCCTGGCACGCTAAGTGCtctgtaaataggaccctttttATCCAGTCCTGAGGGCCCTGCAGGGCTGCTCAAGGCTCCTGCCTGGAGGCAGACAAGTGGGCATTCAGAGCAGAGGAGTGGGGCACCAGGGCAGGGGACGATTGCCAGGAAGCCTCATGGCAGAGGAGGTGGTTGAACTTTGAAGAACGGGCGGCATCTGGAAAGGCAGGGGCTCTGGCTCCCTCTGTGAGAGCaactggtggggtggggtgtggggggagtctccctgtggggtgggggctggccctGGTGTGGACCTGAGCCCTGTGGTCTGGAGCTGCAGGTGCAGCAGAGCCTGGGGCTCTTGGACAGAGCTGTGGAGCACGATGACATGCCTGGGCCTGTGCGCCTGGGTTCCTggggcccagcccctccctgctcTCTGAGCCAGGCAGCAGCCATTCTTGGCTGGGCCCCTGGAGTCGGAGCTCCCTTGCCCAAGCGGGCGCTGGTGGTGGGCGGGGGTCGGGACCAGGTTGACGGTGGTGCCAGCTGGGCTGCAATTAGCAATAGCATCTTTCAGGATTCAGTTTAGCTCTGGGGCAGAACTTAAGAGGTATTAGGACATCTGGCTGTCCTGTCTAAGGGATGTCCTGGGGATGTTTTGTAACCACAAGGGGCTTGCAGCCCACACACTACCATGTGTCTCCTAATTTTAGAGGACATTCCCGGCCCTTAGAGATGGGGCATCTGTGGGGCATGAGTAGGGGCTTCATGGGaaccctttcctcttttcctctgcaGAAGCTGAGAACAGGGTGCCAGAGCCTTCCACCTGGTCTCTTTTGACCCTAATCACACAGGCCTGAGATTTGCTGTTCCTGGATTATCAGGCCCAGAATCCAGTTTAGGGAGCTATTTGTGGCTGAGGGGAAGGGCGCTGTTGTGGTCTTAGCCCTCAGCCACTCTGCCCTCTTTTCTGGCGTGACCCTGGGTACAGGCCTCATCACTCCTGGTGCTGTTCTGAGCCCTGCACAGCCCTGATCTCCACTCCTCTAAGGACAGAGTGGATTTGCAATAGAAGAGAATGAAGTCAGACTGCGAGAGGTTGTTCCCCAGTGAGAAGCTGAACAGTGAGGAGAAACGGGGCCTTTCAGGGAGCTGGAAATTGGGCAGCTAAGATCCTGCTCCCAGCtctcccacctcctctccctaGCCTGTGCCTTCTCTCTATATCTTCGGACCAGTGCTTATTTGTGTGAAAATCAATTGTGTGCAGACTGGGGTAGGGGCTGCTTACTTGCACCCCCTTCCTTTACCTTCTGCCCTCTGAGCTGTGATGGCTAGGCCAGGGCACAGTTCCTCCCAAGCCTTGTGTCCCCTCTGCTAGGCCTCAGACTGctaggagggcttcctggagggggCAGCCCCACACTTGAGAAGAGGCAATGCCTGGAGAAGAGAGAATGACTTTACATTCACTTCCTCTTCCTGCCCCAGAGGAATAAAAGATGGCCCAGTGGCCTAGAGAGTGATTTCCGGGCCTCCACGGGCTGCCAGGGAGGATGTGCTGCGGTATAGCCCCTCGCTGTGCCTCTCCTTCCTTTTTGATGCCAGAGTCTCCCTGAGCACTCCCAATTGCTGCTACAGGAAAGGCCAGGCCCATCGCTGTTCCTGGTTCCCCTTCTGGACCTGGGAGCTCCCCAACCCCCACTTGCCCCCCTGCCCACACCCACGGCACCTTCCTGGCCTGGCTGTGCTCTTCTTGCAGCAGCGAGGAGATGGGAACTAGGGCTGGGCTAAATGACcttgctgggggggtggggtgggggttccCTCTGCTTACTAAGACTTCCTCCCTTTGGAGATCAGCTGAGAATGGGGTCAGAGTTAGCCCCCTTCCCCTGCAGTTTTACAGGCTCTGGGCTGGAGTCAGCAGAGCTTTGGCTAAGCTGCTTAAGAGAGCTGGGCTTGCATAAGCTGTTTATGGGGAGAGCAGGGGATTAGGGGGTGAGTGAGGAAGAGCAGGGAAGGGGTAGTTCACAGGCCCTAGCACGTCTCCCCACGTTAGGGAAAGTCCCCTTTAGATAAGGTCAGAGCCTGCCTGACACATCTACATGTAGTATGTCGAGGTCAGCGTTGTCTCTCCCAAGGCAGACCTCTGTCACCCCCTTTAGAGTGAGGTTCCTAAAGGCAGggcctttctctctcctcctggggGCTGACAATGGAGAGACCTGTCTGGCCCCGAATCACCCAGGAGATCCTGGCAGCAATGGAGGCTGGGACAAGGCCCTCGACTGCAGGGCGGGAGGGAAGGTGAGGGAGGAGGCCTCTCTCTGCTCCCCTGtctgccctgcccctccctgacCCCCGAGGGCCTCTAGGATGGGGCTGTTTGTCCCCCATTGACCCTGCAGGATGGGGGCTCCCTCTGCGCAGggtttcatttccttctttctggagGGCACTGAAAGTGGTAGCTACTCTAGGGTCCCACAGAAGGGGGGCTGGCAAGAGGGCCTTCTGGGCGGGCGCATTCCTTGCTCAGTGCCTGTCTCCCCTAGACTACCTGTGCGCCCCCGAGGAGAATATCTACAAGATCGACTTCGTCAGGTTCAAGATTCGGGACATGGACTCAGGCACTGTCCTTTTTGAAATCAAGAAGCCCCCAGCCTCAGGTGAGCGGCCTGGTGGACTGTCAGCGAGTGAGAGCTATGGAGCTGGGACTCCTCAGGCACAGGAGCCTCAGCAGAGCTTGGGCTTGGATCCCAGCCTTCTCAGGGGTCTCCAGACAGGGACCTGGGGCAGTAGCCCCTTCTCCTTCCCATCGTCTCTGAGGTTGGACATCCTGGGAGAACGGTCCTGCCCCTTCAGTCCCTGCGGGTCTGCCCCCTGCAGGCCTTCCTGGGAACGGCAGGCCCGGCGGCCCCAGGCCTCTGCGCTTGCTGCGGCCCCGTAGCCTCAGCGGAAATGAGTGAGGCGCTGACCCAGTACCCCCAAGTGGAAGGACCATTTGACCAGTGGTTCTGACTCCTTGCTCCTGGGGAGATGAGAGAGATTGCGGCCCTGGGGTGGAACCCTGGGTGGGCAAGGGCAGCCTGAAGCCCACTGAGCCCCAGCTGGGGTGCATTGCAGAGCGGTTGCCCATCAACCGGCGGGACCTGGACCCCAATGCCGGGCGCTTTGTCCGCTACCAGTTCACGCCTGCCTTCCTCCGCCTGAGGCAGGTGGGAGCCACGTGAGTCgcggggctggggcctgggggctgggcgcCGGGGTGAGGGTGGGAGCCGGCCCTTCCTGAGTTCCTCCGGAGCGTCTCGGGGGCGCCCGCTGGCTGATTTCAAGGCCaagctcagccccgcccccttcCCTTGCTGGCTCAGGGTGGAGTTCACAGTGGGAGATAAGCCTGTCAACAACTTCCGCATGATCGAGAGGCACTACTTCCGTAACCAGCTTCTCAAAAGCTTTGACTTCCACTTTGGCTTCTGCATCCCCAGCAGCAAGAACACCTGCGAGCACATCTACGACTTCCCTCCGCTCTCTGAGGAGCTGAGTGCGTGGGCAGGGCCTCGCAAGTGTGGGGAGGGCATAGAGACcgtgcggggggcgggggggggggggagggagtgcATGTAGGCCCGGCCCCCTCCTCCCGCACTGAGTCTCTTTTGCCTCCGTTGCCATCAAGTGCCCTGGCTGCCATTCTTTGTCACCTATAGGGATGTGGAGGCTCAAAGAGGCTGGAGATCCTTGAGAGCATTCAGCTTgtgcccccatccccaccctcagACCCAAAGACCCTGCAGCGGCCTGGCTCAGGCTCCTGACCTTGACCTTTGTTCATCCTGTCTGGGCTTCTTTTGCAGTCAGCGAGATGATCCGTCACCCATACGAAACGCAATCTGACAGTTTCTACTTCGTGGAtgaccagctggtgatgcacAATAAAGCAGACTATTCCTACAGCGGGACACCCTGACCCCGCAAGCCGTCCCCTACCCCAGGAgggtctggtcctgggctctgaGCCCCAGCTCGTAACCCCAGGCCTTCTGCTTGGGGAGTGTTCCAGGAACCCTGGACCCTGAGTCAGTGTTGGGAGGGAGGGTGCCTGGTGGTCCCGGTCCAAGCCTCGTGCAGCCCATGGGGTAGGGTGGTAGGGGCTGGTTGCCTCCAGGTCTAGGAAGGCCTCTTGTGAGAGCAGCAGCCAGGAGTTCTGGACCACCTGGCTAGGCCCTCTTGGGCCCAAGTTTCAGAA
This genomic stretch from Dasypus novemcinctus isolate mDasNov1 chromosome 21, mDasNov1.1.hap2, whole genome shotgun sequence harbors:
- the UNC119 gene encoding protein unc-119 homolog A, giving the protein MKVKKGGGGAGAEAEPAPGASGPSVEPEPPAGSESGSESEPEAGAGPRPGPLQRKQPIAPEDVLGLQRITGDYLCAPEENIYKIDFVRFKIRDMDSGTVLFEIKKPPASERLPINRRDLDPNAGRFVRYQFTPAFLRLRQVGATVEFTVGDKPVNNFRMIERHYFRNQLLKSFDFHFGFCIPSSKNTCEHIYDFPPLSEELISEMIRHPYETQSDSFYFVDDQLVMHNKADYSYSGTP